One genomic window of Salvelinus sp. IW2-2015 unplaced genomic scaffold, ASM291031v2 Un_scaffold1816, whole genome shotgun sequence includes the following:
- the LOC112072075 gene encoding atrial natriuretic peptide receptor 3, with product MPCYISVCLYIWLGLLPGRTSATVIEDIEVLVMLPKNNSYIFSIARVAPAIEYAKQRLKIGGGVYSGLNFNLRYADSNCGNDALFSLVDRSCEKKPDLVLGPVCEYAAAPVIRMASHWNIPVISTGALASGFSDKEKEYSHLTRISPSYLKMAETFSAMFRHFNWKDALLIFDDDKEERNCYFTLEGVHLKLMEQYHTVHIAINTKEEXLNADDIINYIYESEGRLL from the coding sequence ATGCCATGTTACATTTCAGTGTGTTTGTACATTTGGTTGGGGTTGTTACCTGGTCGGACAAGTGCAACAGTGATTGAGGACATCGAAGTATTGGTGATGTTGCCAAAAAACAACTCTTATATTTTCTCAATAGCAAGAGTGGCCCCGGCAATAGAGTATGCAAAACAGAGGTTGAAAATCGGAGGCGGTGTGTATTCCGGACTTAATTTCAATTTACGCTATGCGGATTCTAACTGTGGCAATGATGCGCTCTTYTCCCTGGTGGACCGCTCCTGCGAGAAGAAGCCGGACTTGGTTCTCGGTCCGGTGTGTGAATACGCTGCGGCGCCGGTGATAAGGATGGCTTCTCACTGGAACATCCCGGTAATATCGACAGGTGCTCTGGCCAGCGGTTTTAGTGACAAGGAGAAAGAATATTCTCACCTGACCCGAATCTCCCCGTCTTACCTAAAAATGGCAGAAACATTCTCGGCGATGTTCCGTCACTTCAACTGGAAAGACGCGTTGCTGATCTTCGATGACGACAAAGAGGAGAGAAATTGTTACTTCACTCTGGAAGGGGTGCACCTCAAACTCATGGAGCAATATCATACAGTCCACATAGCGATCAACACTAAAGAAGAGGSCCTGAACGCAGATGACATCATCAACTACATCTACGAGAGTGAAGGTAGGCTACTT